The Phaeacidiphilus oryzae TH49 region CGGCGCTCCTCGCCCGCGGCCTCAACCCGCGGATCCGGCTGGTCCTGCAGATCTTCGACCGCACCCTCGGCCGCCGGGTCAAGTCGCTGCTGGACCGCGCGGCCGAGCGCACCCTCCACCTGCCGCCGGTGGGCACGCCGGGGGCGGCCGCGGCCGGCCTGGACGGACCGGACGCCTACCCGTCCACCGCCATCCTCTCCGCCTCGGCCACCGCCGCCCCGGCCCTGGTCGCCGCCGCGCTGCCGCGGCACCGGCATCTGATCCCGGTGGACGGCGGGATGCTGACGGTCAACCAGTTCCACCCCGGCGAGCGGCCGCCCCCGCGCGACCAGACGATCGCCCTGCTGCTCTCCCGCCCGCACGCCGACTCGGCCACCCCCGCCCCCCGCCTCCTGCCGGACGACGACGAGGCCCGCGAGGCCCTGCGGGCCGGCAGCGCCGTCCGGGCCGCGCTCACCGTCTCCCACTCTGCCACCGCCCAGCCGCCGCGCGGCCGGCTCGCCTTCCCGCTCGGTGCCCTCTTCCCGCGCCGGCTGCGGCTGGCCGCGGCCGCCTTCGCGGTCGTGGTGGTGGTGCTGGCGGCGGCCAACTGGCTGTTCGCCGGGGCCTCGCCGGGCGGCGCGCTGTACCGGGTGCTGATGGACGTCGCCGACATGAGCAATCCGGAGAACGGCGCCTCCCCGGCCCGCAAGCTCCTCCAACTCCTCGCCGCCTACACCGGGATGGCGATCACCCCGCTGATCCTCGCCCTGGTGCTGGACGCGCTGGGCGCCCTCGGCACCACCTTCCGCCACCCGCCGCGCCGGATGACCGGCCACGTCATCCTGATCGGCCTCGGCAAGATCGGCACCCGGGTGCTGGACCGGCTCACCAGCCTCGGCGTCCCCGTCGTCTGCATCGAGCGCGACCCCAAGGCGCGCGGGCTCCAGCTGGCCCGCCGGCGGCAGGTGCCGGTGGTGGTCGGCGACGTCTCCTTCCCCGAGGTGTACGAGCAGGCCCGGATCGGCCGCAGCAGCACGGTGCTCGCGCTGACCAGCGACGACCGGGTCAACCTGGAGGCCGTGCTGTACGCCAGGGACCGGCATCCGGCGGTGGGAGTGGTGCTGCGGCTCTTCGACGACGAGTTCGCCAGCACGGTGTACCGCGCACTGCGGGCCGGTGACCCGCCGCAGCTGGCGGCGGTCCAGCGGGAGGACCGGCCGACGGTCAGCCGCAGCGTCTCCTTCCTGGCGGCCCCCGCGTTCTCGGCGGCGATGCTGGGGCGCCAGGTGCTGGCCTCGATCCCGGTCGAGCGGCAGGTGCTGCTGGTCGCGGTGGTGGACGTGCACGGGCAGCCGGAGCTGGGCGGCCGTACCGTACGGCAGGCGTTCCGGCCCGGGGGCTGGCGGGTGATCGGCATCGTCAGCGGCTCGGACCGGCGCCGGCCGCTGGACGGCTCCGGCCCCGAGGCCGAGGGCGACACCCTCGGCCGTGGGGTGGCGCTGCGCCGCCGCCGGCGGCGGAGCCTCCTCCCGGCGGGCCTCCGCCGCGCGCAGGGGGCGGGGGCGGCCCCGGGGCCCGAGGAGCCGGGGGCCGAGGAGGGGCGGCCGGTCGTCGACTGGCAGCCCTCGCCGGACGAGCGGCTCCAGGAGGACCAGCGGGTCGTGGTCATCGCCACCCGCGAGGGCCTCGGGCATCTGCTGCAGCGCCGCGGGGCGGACGGCCGGACCACGGCCCCGTCGGCGACGCCGCCGCAGCCGGCGTCCTCGGAGCGGGCCCCGGCGCCCGAGCAGGCCCCGGTCCCAGAGCAGCCCGGGCCCGCTGCGGAGCCGGTACCGGCGACCACCGCCGCCGTCGCTCCGGCGACGGGCGCGGCATCGGAGCGGGCGCCGGAGCGGGCGCCGACGGCGCCGGTGGTGGCGGCGCCCGCGGCGGTGTCGGATCCCCGGCTCGGGGCGTGGGGGGCCGGTCCTGGCCCGGGCGCCCGCACCAGTCCCACCCAGCCGCTGGGCGGCGCCGGAGCGGGCACCGGGGCCAGGACCGGCGCCCCACGCCCCGAGCCGGACGCGGAATCGGCCCCGGCCTCCGCGGCCGCCCAGGCCCCCGCCGCAGCCCCGGCCTCCGCGGCGCAGCAGCCGCGGCCCGCACGGCGGTCCCGGTTCCGGCACTCCGAGGGGAGCAGCGCGGTCCTGTCCGGGGGCCGGCAGTCGCAGCGGCCGCCGCAGCCGCAGCCTCGGCCGCAGGCCGCCGAGGCGGAGCACGCGCAGCCCTCGGACGCGGTACCGGCGGCCTTCGCCGGGGCGCCTTCGCGCGCGGAGCGGGAGGAGATCGGCGACCAGCCGACCGTGCCGCTGCCGCAGGCCCCGCGGGCGCTGCCGAGTGCCCCGTACCGGCCGGGCGAGCGCCTCCGCCGGGCGCGGCGGCGGGCGCCGGAGGACGCGGAGCATCCGTTCGCCGCGGCGGAGGCGGAGGAGGAGCAGACGGCGACGGCACCGCCGCCGCCCTCCGACGCGGAGCCGGGCGGCGCCCGGGGCGAGGACCGGCCGGAGGCGGCCGCGCCCTAGCGGGCTCGGCGCGCGGTCCCCGCCCCAGAGCTCAGCCCGAGGGCGCTCAGCCCGCCGGCGTCAGCAGGTCCAGGACCTCGGCGGGGTCGGAGGTGAAGGCCGCCAGCTGCGCGGACGGTATGGGGAGGAAGCCGTCCACGTCCATCCGCCGGAGCTGGGCGCGCAGGCCGTCGTAGAAGCCCTCGGTGTCCAGGAAGACGATCGGCTTGGCGTGGTGGCCGTGCTTCTTGAGCTCCAGGATCTCGGTGACCTCGTCCAGCGTCCCCATCCCGCCGACCAGCACCACGATCGCGTCCCCGCGCCCCAGCAGCTGGCCCTTGCGCGCCCCCAGGTTCGGCGTCACCACCATCTCGTCCGCGCCTTCGAAGGCCTTGTGCGCGAGGAACTCCACCGTGATCCCGACCAGTTTTCCGCCGGCCCCGCGCACCCCCCGGGCGAGATCGCCCATCAGGCCCGAGTCGGACCCGCCCCACACCAGGGTGTGGCCGCCCGCGCCCAGGAGCCGGGCGAACTCCAGCGCCGGCCGGGTGTAGCGCTCCTCGATCTCGTTGGCGGCACAGAAAACGGTGATGTTCATGGCACCACCATGCCCTACCGGTCCGACGGGCCCCTAGGCGGGCGCCGGCGAGGCCGTGCGCCCGGTGCTCGCGATGGTGGCCGAGCCGACCACCCGGGTGCCGTCGTAGAGCACCACCGCCTGCCCCGGTGCGATCCCCCGCGCGGGGCTCTCCAGACGGACCGTCAGTTCGCCGCCGTCGGCCGAGAGTTCGGCGCTGACCGGGATCTCCGCGCCATGCGCGCGCAGCTGTGCCCCGTACCGCCCGGCCGAGCCGGCCGCCGGCGCAGAACCGCACCAGCGGGGCTTGATGCCGGTGAGGAGGTTCACATCCAGCTCCTCGGCCGGGCCGACCGTGACCCGGTTGTCGACCACCGAGACGTCCAGCACGAACCGCGGCTTGCCGTCCGCCGCCGGGCGGCCGAGCCGCAGCCCCTTGCGCTGGCCGACGGTGAACGCATACGCGCCCTCGTGCTCGCCGAGGACGTTGCCCTCGGTGTCGACGATCTCGCCCTTCTCGGTGCCGAGCCGCTCGGCCAGGAAGGCCCGGGTGTCGCCGTCGGCGATGAAGCAGATGTCGTGGCTGTCCGGCTTGCGGGCGACGGCGAGGCCGCGCCGTTCCGCCTCGGCCCGCACCTCCTCCTTGGGGGTGTCGCCGAGCGGGAAGAGGGAGTGCGCCAGCTGGTCCTCGTCCAGCACCCCGAGGACGTAGGACTGGTCCTTGGCGGGGTCCGCGGAGCGGTGCAACTCGCGGCTGCCGTCCGGGAGTTCGACGACCCGGGCGTAGTGGCCCGTGCAGACCGCGTCGAAGCCCAGGGCACGGGCCCGGTCCAGCAGCGCGGCGAACTTGATCTTCTCGTTGCAGCGCAGGCAGGGGTTGGGGGTGCGGCCGGCCGCATACTCCGCCACGAAGTCGTCGACGACGTCCTCGCGGAACCGCTCGGCCAGGTCCCAGACGTAGAAGGGGATGCCGATCACGTCCGCCGCCCGCCGGGCGTCCCGGGAGTCCTCCAGGGTGCAGCAGCCCCGGGCGCCGGTGCGGAAGGACTGCGGGTTGCTGGAGAGGGCGAGGTGGACGCCGGTGACGTCGTGGCCGGCTTCGGCGGCGCGCGCGGCGGCCACCGCGGAGTCGACGCCCCCGGACATGGCCGCGAGCACGCGGAGCGGTTCAGTATGCATGGCGCCTCCCAGGGTACGGGTTCGGCCGCCGACCGCCGCGGGCGGCCGCGTCCTACCGCTGTCCGCCCAGGTACGCCCGGGCCCGCCCAGGGACGCTCGCGCCCGCCCTACCGCCGGGCCGAGGCGTACCCCGCCGCGCGGGCCCGCTCGACCGCCGCGGGCAGCGCCGCCAGCAACGCGTCCACGTCCGAGTCGACCGAGGTGTGGCCGAGTGAGAAGCGCAGCGAGGAGCGCGCCGACCTCGCGTCCCGGCCCATCGCCAGCAGGACGTGGCTGGGCTGCGGGACCCCGGCCGAGCAGGCCGAGCCGGTGGAGCACTCGATGCCCTGGGCGTCCAGCAGCATCAGCAGGGCGTCGCCCTCGCAGCCGGGGAAGGAGAAGTGGGCGTTGGCCGCCAGCCGGCCCTCGGCGGCCGGGTCGCCGTTGAGCACCGCGTCCGGCACGGCCGCCAGCACCCCGGCCACCAGCCGGTCGCGCAGCGCGGCGACGGCCCGCACATGCTCGGCCCGGCGGGCCGCGACCGCCTCGGCGGCGGCGGCGAAGGCGGCGGTGCCCGGCACGTCCAGGGTGCCCGAGCGGACGTCCCGCTCCTGCCCGCCGCCGTGCAGCAGCGGCACCGGGTTCACCCCGCGCCCCAGCAGCAGGGCGCCCACCCCGTACGGGCCGCCGATCTTGTGCGCGGTGACGGTGAGGGCGTCCACCCGGCTCTCCGCGAAGTCCACCGGCAGCTGGCCGAAGGCCTGCACCGCGTCGGAGTGCACGGGGATGCCGAACTCCGCTGCCACGGCGGCGAGTTCCGCCACCGGCTGGACGGTGCCCACCTCGTTGTTCGCCCACATCACGGTGACCAGGGCGACCGTCTCCGGCGAGTCGCCGATGACGGCGCGCAGCGCCTCGGGGTGCACCCGGCCGAGCCCGTCCACCGGCAGCCACTCCACCCGGGCGCCCTCGTGGGCGGCCAGCCATTCCACCGCGTCCAGCACGGCGTGGTGCTCGACCGGGGAGCAGAGCACCCGGACCCGGGCCGGGTCGGCGTCCCGCCGGGCCCAGTACAGGCCCTTGACGGCCAGGTTGTCGGATTCCGTGCCGCCGCCGGTGAAGACGATCTCGCTCGGACGGGCGCCGAGGGCGGCGGCCAGGGTCTCCCTGGACTCCTCGACGACGCGGCGCGCCCGCCGGCCGGCGGCGTGGAGGGAGGAGGCGTTGCCGGTGCTGCCGAGGTGGGCGGTCATCGCGTTGACCGCCTCGGGCAGCATCGGGGTGGTGGCCGCATGGTCGAAGTAGGGCATGGCGCGGCAATTCTATGGTCCGGGCGGCCTCCTTCCCCACCGGCGTCCGCCCCCGGTGCGGACGATCTTCCCAAGGACCGTTGTCCCGGCGTGCGGAGATCCTTAGGATCCGCTCAACGCGGGGGGTCGGAGGGGGGCCGAAGGATGTCGCAGACGGTGGACCGGGCGCTGACCGTGCTGGCCTCGCTGGCCGAGGGTCCCGCCTCGCTGGAGGACGCCGCCCGGCGGATCGGCGTCCACAAGTCCACCGCGCTGCGGCTGCTGCGCACGCTGGAGGAGCACGGGCTCGTCCACCGCCAGCCGGACTACCGGTACCGGCTGGGCGGGCGGCTCTTCGCGCTGGCCCAGGCCGCGCTGGAGAACCTGGACGTCCGGCAGGTGGCGGCCCCCCACCTGGCCGCGCTGAACGAGCGCTGCGGGCACGCCGTCCACCTGGCCGCCTTCGACGCCGACTCCGGGGAGATCCGGTACGTGGACAAGCTGGAGGGGCACTATCCGGAGCGGCTGCCGACCCGGATCGGCCGGCCGGCCCCACCGACTGCCACCGCCGTCGGCAAGGTGCTGATGGCCGACCGCACGGCGGAGCTCACCGGGCCGGCCCGGCGGCTGCTGGCCGAGCGGCTGGAGTACCCCGCGTACACCGCCCGCTCGGTGCGCACCGCCGACGAGTACCTCGCCGAGCTG contains the following coding sequences:
- the mnmA gene encoding tRNA 2-thiouridine(34) synthase MnmA, translated to MHTEPLRVLAAMSGGVDSAVAAARAAEAGHDVTGVHLALSSNPQSFRTGARGCCTLEDSRDARRAADVIGIPFYVWDLAERFREDVVDDFVAEYAAGRTPNPCLRCNEKIKFAALLDRARALGFDAVCTGHYARVVELPDGSRELHRSADPAKDQSYVLGVLDEDQLAHSLFPLGDTPKEEVRAEAERRGLAVARKPDSHDICFIADGDTRAFLAERLGTEKGEIVDTEGNVLGEHEGAYAFTVGQRKGLRLGRPAADGKPRFVLDVSVVDNRVTVGPAEELDVNLLTGIKPRWCGSAPAAGSAGRYGAQLRAHGAEIPVSAELSADGGELTVRLESPARGIAPGQAVVLYDGTRVVGSATIASTGRTASPAPA
- a CDS encoding IclR family transcriptional regulator, which produces MSQTVDRALTVLASLAEGPASLEDAARRIGVHKSTALRLLRTLEEHGLVHRQPDYRYRLGGRLFALAQAALENLDVRQVAAPHLAALNERCGHAVHLAAFDADSGEIRYVDKLEGHYPERLPTRIGRPAPPTATAVGKVLMADRTAELTGPARRLLAERLEYPAYTARSVRTADEYLAELDRVRARGWAADRAEHEEAVHCVAAPILGTDGRAIAACSVSAPAVAASMDELREQVPELLRTTAAVSAEYGADG
- a CDS encoding NAD-binding protein; the protein is MTAPTGHMIVCGNDPLTHRLALDLVHLYNERVVLIVPAPESLHGPQLIQLADENPDTVRVVEGRAPDEEALKAAGIASAAALALTMDDDQETIHAALLARGLNPRIRLVLQIFDRTLGRRVKSLLDRAAERTLHLPPVGTPGAAAAGLDGPDAYPSTAILSASATAAPALVAAALPRHRHLIPVDGGMLTVNQFHPGERPPPRDQTIALLLSRPHADSATPAPRLLPDDDEAREALRAGSAVRAALTVSHSATAQPPRGRLAFPLGALFPRRLRLAAAAFAVVVVVLAAANWLFAGASPGGALYRVLMDVADMSNPENGASPARKLLQLLAAYTGMAITPLILALVLDALGALGTTFRHPPRRMTGHVILIGLGKIGTRVLDRLTSLGVPVVCIERDPKARGLQLARRRQVPVVVGDVSFPEVYEQARIGRSSTVLALTSDDRVNLEAVLYARDRHPAVGVVLRLFDDEFASTVYRALRAGDPPQLAAVQREDRPTVSRSVSFLAAPAFSAAMLGRQVLASIPVERQVLLVAVVDVHGQPELGGRTVRQAFRPGGWRVIGIVSGSDRRRPLDGSGPEAEGDTLGRGVALRRRRRRSLLPAGLRRAQGAGAAPGPEEPGAEEGRPVVDWQPSPDERLQEDQRVVVIATREGLGHLLQRRGADGRTTAPSATPPQPASSERAPAPEQAPVPEQPGPAAEPVPATTAAVAPATGAASERAPERAPTAPVVAAPAAVSDPRLGAWGAGPGPGARTSPTQPLGGAGAGTGARTGAPRPEPDAESAPASAAAQAPAAAPASAAQQPRPARRSRFRHSEGSSAVLSGGRQSQRPPQPQPRPQAAEAEHAQPSDAVPAAFAGAPSRAEREEIGDQPTVPLPQAPRALPSAPYRPGERLRRARRRAPEDAEHPFAAAEAEEEQTATAPPPPSDAEPGGARGEDRPEAAAP
- a CDS encoding cysteine desulfurase family protein translates to MPYFDHAATTPMLPEAVNAMTAHLGSTGNASSLHAAGRRARRVVEESRETLAAALGARPSEIVFTGGGTESDNLAVKGLYWARRDADPARVRVLCSPVEHHAVLDAVEWLAAHEGARVEWLPVDGLGRVHPEALRAVIGDSPETVALVTVMWANNEVGTVQPVAELAAVAAEFGIPVHSDAVQAFGQLPVDFAESRVDALTVTAHKIGGPYGVGALLLGRGVNPVPLLHGGGQERDVRSGTLDVPGTAAFAAAAEAVAARRAEHVRAVAALRDRLVAGVLAAVPDAVLNGDPAAEGRLAANAHFSFPGCEGDALLMLLDAQGIECSTGSACSAGVPQPSHVLLAMGRDARSARSSLRFSLGHTSVDSDVDALLAALPAAVERARAAGYASARR
- a CDS encoding LOG family protein, which translates into the protein MNITVFCAANEIEERYTRPALEFARLLGAGGHTLVWGGSDSGLMGDLARGVRGAGGKLVGITVEFLAHKAFEGADEMVVTPNLGARKGQLLGRGDAIVVLVGGMGTLDEVTEILELKKHGHHAKPIVFLDTEGFYDGLRAQLRRMDVDGFLPIPSAQLAAFTSDPAEVLDLLTPAG